Proteins from a single region of Bdellovibrio bacteriovorus HD100:
- the rfaE2 gene encoding D-glycero-beta-D-manno-heptose 1-phosphate adenylyltransferase, translated as MGQVCNLDNIETTLAPLRAAGKKIVFTNGCFDLLHVGHVRYLQEAQKLGDLLVVGVNSDASVKRLKGPTRPVQIEADRAEILAALNAVDFTVIFTEDTPENLIHKVRPDILVKGGDWKIDSIVGAPFVMSYGGQVMSLQFVDGKSTTKLIEKAQK; from the coding sequence ATGGGTCAGGTCTGTAATCTCGATAACATTGAAACGACTCTGGCCCCTCTTCGTGCTGCCGGCAAAAAAATCGTATTCACCAATGGCTGCTTTGACCTTCTTCACGTGGGTCATGTGCGCTATCTTCAAGAAGCCCAAAAGCTGGGCGATCTGCTGGTGGTGGGCGTGAACTCGGATGCCAGCGTGAAACGCCTGAAAGGCCCTACCCGTCCGGTGCAGATCGAAGCCGATCGGGCCGAGATTCTGGCGGCGCTGAATGCCGTGGACTTCACCGTCATCTTCACTGAAGACACTCCGGAAAATCTGATTCACAAAGTTCGCCCCGACATTCTGGTCAAAGGCGGCGACTGGAAAATTGATTCCATCGTGGGCGCTCCGTTTGTGATGTCCTATGGTGGCCAAGTCATGTCCCTGCAGTTTGTTGATGGCAAGTCCACAACCAAACTGATCGAAAAAGCGCAAAAGTAA
- a CDS encoding YkgJ family cysteine cluster protein yields MKKPDIDRPSTWKPYKSGMCNGCHGGCCTMPVEIKISDLIRLGVATEDEAQGSIKKLAKRLMKEGIIVSYRSGTEFFMLSQKANRDCLFLDTKTRLCTVYEKRPDTCREFPSIGPRPGFCPGSSHV; encoded by the coding sequence ATGAAAAAGCCTGATATCGACCGTCCTTCGACGTGGAAACCCTATAAATCTGGAATGTGCAATGGCTGCCATGGCGGCTGTTGCACGATGCCGGTCGAAATCAAAATCTCCGACCTGATCCGCCTGGGTGTCGCCACCGAAGACGAGGCCCAGGGCTCCATCAAAAAATTAGCCAAGCGTCTGATGAAAGAGGGCATTATCGTGTCCTACCGCTCGGGCACCGAGTTCTTCATGCTGTCTCAAAAAGCGAACCGCGATTGCCTCTTCCTGGACACGAAAACCCGCCTGTGCACGGTCTATGAAAAACGCCCGGACACCTGCCGCGAGTTCCCTTCTATTGGCCCCCGCCCAGGCTTCTGCCCCGGCTCCAGCCACGTCTAA
- a CDS encoding polysaccharide deacetylase family protein, whose amino-acid sequence MKKLVFGGMLIVSAASLVGCGSQIGSSVRQAVSDNQSAQTLVEWENSEANPEALFANWRHEFMVDSSKRESMKTELCKELQALPAQDLTLFENEIRDENNRALVSGCKEELLAQVDEHFDEQRESMSVPGHALKAVQSRNSFRFPDNTQKRDMSNGYMAVRGDVARKEVVLTFDDGPHGLYTDAILRALKEVNAKAMFFATGKSVRTNPEALKRVAADGHVIGSHSITHACLGTSVACYKQMGNRNLTFDEAAAEVRGGHQAVFDVLGWVDPVFRFPYGETSKDLKAFLKTKSTGEFAWNIESDDWRTQSNEQLLARVLANVESQGRGIVLFHDIQRRTAEIMPQFLRELYNRGYSVVLLTAADPSAKYNSKLVKRKQQLP is encoded by the coding sequence ATGAAGAAGCTTGTTTTCGGGGGAATGTTAATCGTGTCTGCGGCTTCCTTGGTGGGATGTGGAAGCCAGATCGGCAGCAGTGTTCGTCAGGCAGTGTCTGACAACCAATCAGCGCAAACGCTGGTTGAGTGGGAAAACTCTGAAGCCAACCCGGAAGCATTGTTTGCTAACTGGCGCCATGAATTCATGGTTGATTCCAGCAAGCGTGAATCCATGAAGACTGAACTGTGCAAAGAGCTTCAGGCTCTTCCGGCTCAGGATCTGACTTTGTTTGAAAATGAAATCCGCGATGAAAACAACCGCGCTTTGGTGAGCGGTTGTAAAGAAGAGCTTCTGGCTCAGGTGGATGAGCACTTCGATGAACAGCGTGAGTCTATGTCCGTACCAGGGCATGCTCTGAAAGCTGTGCAGTCACGGAATTCTTTCCGTTTCCCTGACAACACCCAAAAGCGGGATATGTCCAATGGATATATGGCGGTAAGAGGTGACGTGGCTCGCAAGGAAGTCGTTCTGACTTTTGACGACGGTCCTCACGGCCTGTACACAGACGCGATCTTGCGTGCTTTGAAGGAAGTGAATGCGAAAGCAATGTTCTTCGCTACTGGTAAATCTGTACGAACCAATCCGGAGGCTTTGAAGCGTGTTGCCGCTGATGGACATGTTATCGGCAGTCACTCGATCACACACGCGTGCTTGGGAACCAGCGTTGCCTGCTATAAACAAATGGGCAATCGCAACCTGACGTTCGATGAAGCGGCTGCGGAAGTTCGCGGTGGTCACCAGGCGGTCTTTGATGTTTTGGGCTGGGTGGACCCTGTGTTCCGCTTCCCTTATGGTGAGACTTCCAAGGATTTGAAAGCTTTCCTGAAAACCAAATCCACAGGCGAGTTTGCTTGGAATATCGAAAGTGATGACTGGAGAACTCAAAGCAATGAACAGTTGCTGGCCCGCGTTCTTGCGAACGTCGAGAGTCAGGGACGTGGTATCGTGCTTTTCCACGACATTCAAAGAAGAACCGCTGAAATCATGCCTCAGTTTTTGCGCGAGCTTTACAACCGTGGTTACAGTGTTGTATTGCTGACTGCCGCAGATCCGTCTGCGAAGTACAACAGTAAACTGGTTAAAAGAAAGCAGCAGCTTCCATAG
- a CDS encoding GumC domain-containing protein, producing MSDQHIEPELTVGEIIKLYLSHWRMFALFTAVLFAISALVYAVKVPFVANSTIVIHDSQNSSLQAFSNQFFGMSKSVQESKKGSSVLSKHIEYLKTREFYEDLLNRIQARGNSKEITLEERKGFEIFKDKYLNGLEANPENKVQLLQVLNTWTKINLDSDFEIRVSAVTPIKSMSLFLSNTVSELAAEKLKTRELSEINRVEDFMVKQKADADEKLVSLGKQLAEMQNKDENLLPLASKDKMGEYVSDLLVRSNEIKLKMAENKKMIDYLQAGRGKQRESALYGVGGRIEALKIENNILSSKLGQVQASIARLKKEVKDLPFAAQMVDDLKKKSELEFNRYKELSTALTKLDAMKISIDTRFEVLERARWETTLPQIGLLSLGLLSLLLSQFIGSLVIYFRYLWNPHVVTAQASRNLVIFDNHSVDPRVIIENSKIKFSLKKPEAKKEDEIEDDQQKIAWNVLNVGQGTDVSQ from the coding sequence ATGAGTGATCAACATATTGAACCGGAATTAACAGTTGGCGAAATTATCAAACTATATCTGTCGCACTGGCGGATGTTTGCCCTGTTTACCGCAGTTCTCTTTGCAATCAGCGCTTTGGTTTATGCCGTTAAGGTTCCGTTCGTGGCCAACTCCACGATTGTGATTCACGATTCTCAGAACTCCTCTTTGCAGGCGTTCTCGAACCAGTTCTTTGGTATGTCCAAATCGGTTCAGGAATCCAAAAAGGGCAGCAGTGTTCTTTCCAAACATATCGAGTATCTGAAAACCCGCGAATTCTATGAGGATCTGCTGAACCGCATTCAGGCCCGTGGTAACAGCAAAGAAATCACTCTGGAAGAGCGCAAAGGTTTTGAGATCTTCAAAGACAAGTACCTGAACGGCCTGGAAGCCAATCCGGAAAACAAAGTTCAGCTTTTGCAGGTTCTGAATACCTGGACAAAAATCAATCTGGATTCTGATTTCGAGATCCGCGTTTCTGCGGTGACACCGATCAAGTCCATGTCCTTGTTCCTTTCCAACACAGTGTCTGAACTGGCGGCAGAGAAGTTAAAAACCCGGGAGCTGAGTGAAATCAACCGCGTGGAAGACTTCATGGTGAAACAAAAGGCCGATGCCGATGAGAAGCTGGTGTCTTTGGGTAAACAACTGGCCGAGATGCAGAACAAAGATGAAAATCTGCTGCCGTTGGCTTCCAAAGACAAAATGGGTGAATACGTTTCAGACCTCTTGGTTCGGTCCAACGAGATCAAACTGAAAATGGCTGAAAACAAAAAGATGATCGACTATCTGCAAGCCGGTCGTGGCAAGCAGAGAGAAAGCGCGCTGTACGGCGTGGGTGGCCGTATTGAGGCTTTGAAAATCGAAAACAACATCCTGTCCAGCAAGCTGGGTCAGGTGCAGGCTTCCATCGCACGTCTGAAGAAAGAAGTGAAGGACCTGCCGTTCGCCGCCCAGATGGTCGACGACCTGAAAAAGAAATCCGAGCTGGAGTTCAACCGTTACAAGGAACTCAGCACGGCGTTGACAAAGCTGGATGCGATGAAGATTTCCATCGACACACGTTTTGAGGTTCTGGAAAGAGCCCGTTGGGAAACAACCCTGCCGCAGATCGGTCTGTTGAGCCTGGGTCTTTTGTCATTGTTGCTAAGTCAGTTTATTGGTTCTTTGGTGATCTATTTCAGATACCTGTGGAACCCGCATGTGGTGACGGCGCAGGCCTCCCGCAACTTGGTTATCTTCGACAATCACTCCGTGGATCCACGTGTGATTATTGAAAACTCCAAGATCAAATTCAGTTTAAAGAAACCGGAAGCCAAGAAGGAAGACGAAATCGAGGACGATCAGCAGAAGATTGCTTGGAACGTTCTTAATGTAGGTCAGGGAACTGACGTTTCTCAGTAG
- a CDS encoding MFS transporter has translation MKGFGYGFAELGINCVEIFLRLHLLVFYTQEVGLNSSMAGLALGLAIFWDALIDPVIGYYSDRVRFKRGERYSFLPWGLVFLCVSIMGLLNPPPMESMTAKFLYLLGFSLLVNTAYTCLSVPYSALVGDLAVDSHERSKLIGWRLAFGNLGAIFGIAVPGYFLIARESKPYALTAWMIVLLLCVGTLVSWYTALRYNRPARQGQALAKFSLFQPLKNHSFMPLLAAYFVANIGLTFNSSVALYFYREALEFSEKEITAVLLLFLLSFTISIPGWLLLVRYVPKRQALMWGVFILGMVSSFIYPMLPPEQVGWALLWASGVGGVLVGSAVLLESLLTDIVKAEEDRTGQDELGLYFGVWKMVGKVSRGVALAVTGQILTWALTKQPEVTHFRLGLAFGPLVGSLFILAVLLLWKLSNGRSAVK, from the coding sequence ATGAAAGGCTTCGGCTACGGCTTTGCAGAGTTGGGAATCAACTGTGTTGAGATTTTCCTGCGTCTGCATTTGCTCGTCTTTTACACTCAGGAAGTGGGTTTAAATTCTTCCATGGCCGGACTGGCTCTGGGCTTGGCGATCTTTTGGGATGCGCTGATTGATCCGGTGATTGGCTACTATTCCGATCGCGTGCGCTTTAAGCGGGGCGAACGTTATTCTTTTCTGCCTTGGGGGTTGGTGTTTTTGTGTGTGAGCATCATGGGGCTGCTGAATCCTCCGCCGATGGAATCCATGACGGCCAAATTTCTTTATCTGCTGGGGTTTTCGCTGCTGGTGAATACGGCCTATACCTGCTTGAGTGTGCCATATTCAGCCTTGGTGGGGGATCTGGCTGTGGATTCCCACGAGCGCTCCAAGTTGATTGGCTGGCGTCTGGCTTTCGGCAATCTGGGGGCGATCTTCGGAATTGCGGTGCCGGGATACTTTCTGATTGCACGCGAATCGAAACCCTATGCACTGACGGCTTGGATGATTGTACTGCTTTTGTGTGTGGGCACGCTGGTATCGTGGTACACGGCCCTTCGCTACAATCGCCCGGCCCGGCAAGGCCAGGCCCTGGCGAAATTTTCGCTCTTTCAACCTTTGAAAAACCACAGCTTTATGCCGCTGTTGGCGGCTTATTTCGTGGCGAATATCGGGCTGACCTTTAACTCCTCGGTGGCTCTGTATTTCTATCGGGAAGCTCTTGAGTTTTCGGAAAAAGAGATCACGGCAGTTTTGCTGCTGTTTTTGCTGTCCTTTACCATCTCCATCCCGGGCTGGCTTTTATTGGTCAGGTACGTGCCCAAGCGCCAGGCCCTGATGTGGGGGGTGTTTATCTTGGGGATGGTCAGTTCCTTTATTTACCCGATGCTGCCGCCAGAGCAGGTGGGGTGGGCTTTGTTATGGGCTTCGGGGGTCGGGGGTGTCCTGGTGGGCTCTGCGGTGCTTTTAGAGTCTCTGCTGACTGATATAGTGAAGGCGGAAGAGGATCGCACAGGACAAGATGAGCTGGGGCTTTACTTCGGAGTCTGGAAGATGGTCGGAAAAGTCTCCCGGGGGGTGGCATTGGCTGTTACCGGACAGATCCTGACGTGGGCCTTGACTAAGCAGCCCGAAGTAACCCATTTCCGACTGGGGCTTGCCTTCGGTCCGCTGGTTGGGAGCCTATTCATTCTGGCGGTCCTCCTGCTGTGGAAGTTGTCAAATGGGCGCTCTGCCGTGAAGTAA
- a CDS encoding O-antigen ligase family protein, protein MIRARDGRILFLIKALVALLFLSKISLGSFLLPVPYSFSFLIFQQGMHPFVNVFLCFLLGLPLGLMWLKVRDRHHLSGFYKLFVFALILTMTVQTLLQISFVNTEESPVMQVGALAVSLFMVVIYGMIIPSLWDVKDFMYFVQRWSGVLVLISLVLWVVAGGAVFKGGRFVGVFKHIPHMVTCATVAFVFSLGTLLEDQKMKHKVFSALVLAGSFFAIILTGTRSSAAAAVVAFIVTMVLHKTETNQGRIFKFASLSVLLTFALFFGSQVYDFARGVATGQNALGTREAQDGIASRWEEVERGSQIFLQQPWLGHGLLSKFASGNEVDVSNYNAMKDPHNIFVSAGVIGGWPLIVLAGISLILMVVGSFKALVSFDISKRQVAIYLLSHIPILVIYHIHLSLGGMADRLYWMVFGFIAASVSRTGK, encoded by the coding sequence ATGATCCGGGCCCGCGATGGTCGAATTCTATTTCTGATCAAAGCCCTGGTGGCCCTGTTATTCCTTTCCAAGATCTCTTTGGGAAGCTTTTTGCTTCCCGTTCCTTACAGCTTTTCTTTTTTGATTTTTCAGCAGGGCATGCATCCCTTCGTGAATGTGTTTTTGTGCTTCCTGTTGGGGCTGCCACTGGGCCTGATGTGGTTGAAGGTGCGCGACCGGCATCATTTAAGTGGCTTCTATAAGCTCTTTGTCTTTGCTTTGATCCTGACCATGACCGTTCAGACACTTTTGCAAATCAGCTTTGTGAACACCGAGGAATCTCCGGTCATGCAAGTCGGGGCCCTGGCCGTGTCGCTGTTTATGGTGGTGATTTACGGCATGATCATTCCCAGCCTGTGGGACGTGAAGGATTTCATGTACTTCGTTCAGCGCTGGTCGGGAGTGCTGGTGCTGATTTCTCTCGTGCTGTGGGTGGTTGCTGGTGGCGCGGTATTTAAAGGCGGTCGTTTTGTGGGCGTCTTTAAGCACATTCCGCACATGGTGACCTGTGCGACGGTGGCCTTTGTATTTTCACTGGGAACTTTGTTGGAAGACCAGAAAATGAAACATAAGGTTTTCAGCGCGCTGGTGCTGGCTGGAAGTTTCTTTGCCATCATTCTGACCGGCACGCGGTCTTCTGCCGCAGCGGCAGTGGTGGCTTTTATTGTTACGATGGTTTTACATAAAACCGAAACCAATCAGGGGCGCATTTTCAAATTTGCTTCGCTGTCGGTCCTTCTGACGTTCGCGCTGTTCTTCGGTTCGCAGGTTTATGATTTTGCCCGGGGTGTGGCCACAGGTCAAAACGCCTTGGGCACCCGTGAGGCGCAAGACGGGATTGCCTCCCGCTGGGAAGAGGTTGAGCGCGGCAGTCAGATCTTCCTGCAGCAGCCCTGGTTGGGGCACGGGCTTCTTTCCAAATTTGCCTCTGGCAATGAGGTCGATGTTTCCAACTATAACGCCATGAAAGACCCGCATAATATCTTTGTCTCGGCCGGGGTGATCGGCGGTTGGCCGCTGATTGTGCTTGCTGGCATTTCGTTGATCCTGATGGTTGTGGGTTCTTTCAAAGCCCTTGTGAGCTTTGACATCTCCAAGCGACAGGTGGCGATCTATTTATTGTCCCATATTCCAATTCTGGTCATTTATCACATACACTTGTCTCTAGGAGGCATGGCAGACCGTCTTTACTGGATGGTCTTTGGTTTCATTGCTGCGTCGGTCTCTCGAACAGGAAAATAA
- a CDS encoding SLBB domain-containing protein has translation MNIQKSLRLFVAFVFGLACTPAVHAQELGLLSDIKPPAQASEYIFRSSPKESLISVQLLGAVYKPGIYYVPANTELLKLLTLAGGTTNGGDLSEVLVRKTEPKSWSDLNMKALSEYQGAYEVDAEKIIKYGGGKNLKLGQDDFVYVPPRTPWISSEASRGITIVSIVLGIVLTAVLIDKNTGDK, from the coding sequence ATGAATATCCAAAAGTCCCTGCGCCTTTTTGTGGCTTTCGTTTTCGGGTTGGCTTGCACCCCGGCTGTTCATGCCCAAGAGTTGGGTTTGTTAAGCGACATCAAGCCGCCGGCACAAGCCTCTGAATATATCTTCCGTTCTTCCCCTAAAGAATCCCTGATCAGTGTTCAATTGTTGGGGGCGGTTTATAAACCGGGCATCTATTACGTTCCTGCAAACACCGAACTTCTGAAGCTTTTAACTTTGGCGGGTGGAACCACGAACGGGGGGGACCTGTCTGAAGTTTTGGTTCGTAAAACCGAGCCGAAATCATGGTCAGATCTTAATATGAAAGCGCTGAGTGAATATCAAGGCGCCTATGAGGTGGATGCCGAAAAGATCATCAAGTACGGCGGCGGCAAAAACCTCAAGTTGGGACAGGACGACTTTGTGTATGTTCCTCCACGCACACCTTGGATCAGCAGCGAGGCTTCCCGCGGTATCACCATCGTGTCCATCGTTTTGGGTATCGTGCTGACAGCGGTTCTGATCGATAAAAATACTGGGGATAAATAA
- a CDS encoding coiled-coil domain-containing protein, with product MTNSVPDHEKLFDEICGKLNELSTQPEDGPVPAPPKYEQMQVQMKKFHSELVGSQEELREKIKSLENVSYGAETLDAQLQGLANQLIAERSNNTKLSGDLAKSLELSLQLQLEIQGLKARALQMQSEEKKYSQALFEKNKQLQRDLDLNQALKDETAMELMKAKSAFAKEQSLWEEQRDHFEKEIHNLKGERQNLQNNVEELQTIITQRDETITSLNEEIEKISTSFSEVEASAAQQNDVLKNLMSVAETKIVEMKLALDKKALEAQDYYSHLQQALTQLGVLKQENGALKEYVAKLNYYHQQAQHAQMAVAQMAQVAAAQVQGTPVPQQQQQIST from the coding sequence ATGACGAACTCTGTTCCTGATCACGAAAAACTTTTTGATGAGATCTGCGGCAAACTCAATGAGCTAAGCACACAACCGGAAGACGGTCCAGTGCCAGCCCCACCAAAGTATGAGCAGATGCAAGTTCAGATGAAAAAATTCCATTCAGAGCTGGTAGGCAGCCAGGAAGAACTTCGCGAGAAGATCAAGTCCCTGGAGAACGTGTCTTACGGTGCTGAAACGTTGGACGCACAACTGCAGGGCCTTGCCAATCAACTGATTGCGGAGCGCTCGAACAACACCAAGCTGAGCGGCGATCTGGCGAAGTCTTTGGAACTGAGCCTGCAACTGCAGCTGGAAATCCAGGGCCTGAAAGCGCGCGCCTTGCAAATGCAAAGTGAAGAAAAGAAATACAGCCAGGCACTGTTTGAAAAGAACAAACAACTGCAAAGAGACCTGGATCTGAATCAGGCGTTGAAAGACGAAACCGCCATGGAACTGATGAAAGCGAAAAGCGCTTTCGCCAAAGAACAGTCTCTATGGGAAGAACAGCGTGACCATTTCGAAAAAGAAATCCACAACCTGAAAGGTGAACGCCAGAACCTTCAGAACAATGTGGAAGAGCTGCAAACCATCATCACTCAGCGTGATGAGACCATCACTTCTCTGAATGAAGAGATCGAAAAGATCTCAACGTCCTTCAGCGAAGTGGAGGCTTCAGCGGCTCAGCAAAATGACGTTTTGAAGAATCTGATGTCCGTTGCAGAAACCAAGATTGTTGAAATGAAGCTGGCTTTGGATAAAAAAGCCCTGGAAGCGCAGGACTACTACAGTCACCTGCAGCAGGCTTTGACTCAGCTGGGTGTTTTGAAACAAGAAAATGGTGCGTTGAAAGAATACGTAGCGAAGCTGAACTACTACCACCAGCAAGCGCAACACGCGCAGATGGCGGTGGCGCAGATGGCTCAGGTTGCTGCCGCTCAGGTTCAGGGAACTCCGGTTCCTCAGCAGCAACAACAGATTTCAACTTAG
- a CDS encoding 3D domain-containing protein, translated as MSKKHIAIPSLLAALLALSACGQMKAGVHTFHATQGTNQLPSEVNKDSYGYYGYEEAMGTDEEEVIEVIAPKKTQAPKNANATKTETVKEEAPPAETPKTPAPKPQQPKEEAPKVVTPKPETKPETKPEPKSEPKPAKPVVPEKIAEEAPENSEEEPEVPSIPRSQMVGPGVLKPTVYYFVIIDEDKSTLCPANTKRPLYGEGGKTLLKVCPKTAAACSLQGTCGVVQKGVTHTFNIIGNFQGQDRFFEIPEDGCRFGYGVRSSCLDPFYTLAADLTIYKPGEVIFIPAVVGLELPDGSKHSGYFVIRDRGHGIKGLGRFDFFTGHYSWNNAKNPFKKLGLGDVKTNIPYFRIKGDAAKQVLDYRSYPDLPRHAVTK; from the coding sequence ATGAGTAAGAAACATATTGCAATACCTAGTCTGTTAGCTGCTTTGCTGGCGTTGTCGGCCTGCGGGCAGATGAAGGCTGGAGTTCATACATTCCACGCCACTCAAGGTACCAATCAGCTGCCGTCCGAAGTGAATAAGGACAGCTACGGCTATTATGGCTATGAAGAAGCCATGGGCACTGATGAAGAGGAAGTGATCGAAGTCATCGCTCCCAAAAAAACTCAGGCCCCAAAAAATGCGAATGCCACCAAGACTGAAACGGTGAAGGAAGAAGCGCCGCCTGCGGAGACGCCGAAGACGCCAGCTCCAAAACCACAGCAGCCAAAAGAGGAAGCTCCAAAGGTTGTAACTCCGAAGCCGGAGACCAAACCAGAAACCAAACCGGAACCGAAATCAGAACCCAAACCAGCCAAACCTGTGGTGCCGGAAAAAATTGCTGAAGAAGCCCCGGAAAACAGCGAAGAGGAACCTGAAGTTCCATCCATACCCCGCAGTCAGATGGTGGGCCCGGGTGTATTGAAGCCGACTGTTTATTACTTTGTGATTATTGATGAAGACAAATCAACCCTGTGCCCGGCAAACACCAAAAGACCTCTTTATGGTGAGGGTGGTAAGACGTTGTTGAAGGTTTGTCCAAAAACCGCAGCCGCGTGCTCACTGCAGGGCACCTGCGGAGTTGTGCAAAAAGGTGTGACTCACACATTTAACATCATCGGTAACTTCCAGGGTCAGGATCGTTTCTTTGAAATCCCGGAAGACGGCTGTCGTTTCGGTTATGGTGTGCGCAGCTCCTGTCTTGATCCGTTCTATACTTTGGCAGCGGATCTGACGATCTATAAGCCGGGTGAGGTGATTTTCATTCCTGCGGTGGTGGGTTTGGAATTGCCAGATGGTTCCAAGCACAGTGGCTACTTTGTGATCCGTGACCGTGGTCATGGCATCAAGGGGCTGGGCCGATTTGACTTCTTTACCGGGCACTACAGCTGGAACAACGCCAAGAATCCGTTTAAGAAGCTGGGCTTGGGCGATGTGAAAACCAACATTCCGTATTTTAGAATCAAGGGTGATGCGGCCAAGCAAGTGTTGGACTACAGATCGTATCCGGATCTTCCTCGTCACGCGGTCACCAAATAG
- a CDS encoding Hsp70 family protein yields the protein MSTDTFLSIDFGTSNSLVGAYHQGKRYEALTLDEKASDPTMMRTLLYFPNPDLCYYGAEAIEQYIQQDMEGRLFRSFKSHLPNQNYLGTVLDNRILTLETLIGVFLLELKKRAEKSLDTEVTKAVIGRPARYSMDSVADGFALHRMQKAAAFAGFKEVQFVPEPLAAAFDYRRQLTSEKIVLIGDFGGGTSDFTLIKLRPSGFSKDDVLAIDGCPLAGDALDSVFMSHKLNEYFGAKSRYRLPMGSNVMTMPKGVTLRLNHPAHIVHLKEKDTYEFIREVKKCSLTAKDAEAVERLFVLIEDQQIFPFFENIERTKRALSNSNETDFEFDYPGLEISEHFTSPQFVEWAKDTRENIFASLDQCLKDGNVTADQVDLVCLTGGTAKVPFIQKEFEKRFGLERLQTQSHFHSVLSGLTEAAGFVAQGTQIL from the coding sequence ATGAGCACAGACACTTTTCTATCCATCGACTTCGGCACAAGTAATTCCCTGGTAGGCGCTTACCATCAAGGCAAGCGTTATGAGGCCCTGACTTTGGATGAAAAAGCCTCGGATCCGACCATGATGCGGACCCTGCTCTATTTCCCGAACCCGGATCTTTGCTACTATGGCGCTGAGGCGATTGAGCAGTATATTCAGCAGGATATGGAAGGCCGTCTGTTCCGCTCTTTCAAGTCCCACCTGCCCAATCAGAACTATCTGGGAACGGTTCTGGACAACCGCATCCTGACCCTGGAAACCCTGATCGGGGTTTTTCTGCTGGAGTTGAAAAAACGAGCTGAAAAAAGTTTAGACACTGAGGTCACCAAGGCCGTGATCGGAAGACCGGCTAGATATTCCATGGATTCGGTGGCGGACGGCTTTGCCCTGCACCGGATGCAAAAAGCCGCGGCCTTCGCTGGCTTTAAAGAAGTGCAATTTGTTCCGGAACCTTTGGCGGCCGCCTTTGACTACCGCCGCCAGCTGACCTCAGAAAAGATTGTTCTGATCGGGGACTTTGGCGGAGGAACCTCGGATTTCACCCTGATCAAGCTGCGCCCTTCCGGGTTCTCGAAAGACGACGTGCTGGCCATCGATGGCTGCCCGCTGGCGGGGGATGCCCTGGACAGCGTATTTATGAGTCACAAGCTGAATGAATATTTTGGTGCCAAGTCCCGCTATCGCCTGCCGATGGGAAGCAACGTGATGACCATGCCCAAAGGTGTGACCCTGCGCCTGAATCATCCCGCGCACATCGTGCACTTGAAAGAAAAAGACACTTACGAATTCATCCGTGAAGTTAAAAAGTGCTCTTTGACCGCCAAGGATGCCGAAGCCGTGGAAAGATTGTTCGTCCTGATCGAAGACCAGCAGATCTTCCCGTTCTTTGAAAACATTGAAAGAACCAAACGTGCTCTTTCCAACAGCAATGAGACGGATTTTGAATTCGATTATCCGGGTCTGGAAATCAGCGAACACTTCACCAGTCCGCAGTTTGTCGAATGGGCCAAAGACACCCGCGAAAACATCTTTGCGTCCCTAGATCAGTGCCTGAAGGACGGAAACGTCACAGCCGATCAGGTGGATCTGGTGTGCCTGACCGGCGGAACTGCCAAAGTGCCGTTCATTCAGAAGGAATTTGAAAAGCGTTTCGGTCTGGAGCGACTGCAAACCCAGTCTCACTTCCACTCGGTGCTTTCCGGCCTGACAGAAGCGGCGGGCTTTGTGGCACAAGGAACTCAGATTCTTTAA